Proteins encoded within one genomic window of Diorhabda sublineata isolate icDioSubl1.1 chromosome 1, icDioSubl1.1, whole genome shotgun sequence:
- the LOC130440493 gene encoding uncharacterized protein LOC130440493 isoform X1 → MELEEVVLVIENTEVKCRKRDLIENSDYFLAMLEGDFIEKTKRRIKIEEIDLQTMNLILTLIHDNKYDIEEEDVLMLLYAACVLQFCEIKKKCLEKIEEIFCPEYSLKIWIMTELLDLKPMWQKAYYTSLMQFAKIKDSDSILQLNLLQLKMYLSDTKLKTDNEFSVFETVMKWWYQNNNQYKQLDLLKLLSCVDFRTLSEHHFHEIITSPEILKTEICDIIKCCYNIVYKRQIGSFKENCIKTAVLLTETNSREENSFPCLLVNLKNNPIEKGPQNDSEQVIYYDQFRRKRVYEKLNTTQYNSTSHILYYDHTSDSFNKLVTITEKLVGFQIISYRECIFTFGGEYILGKGDWNKNFWCYNSLKDKWHRKERCITRRHFQTCIVGSKLYIVGGTGMFRKCLENVLYYDFLTNWRSGEIDFPVFIRQMKCCDFMGNFFLFNINEVCGYYLNDSGGWTRVPIRIENNLLDLQFDYSIFSYKNRLYIKGKKLVEFAFVHNEFLISSIKSIPNINYDNMVCTVCTNNVYTLYKQHIDDKFTFEKYNLETSEITYIFKDFSNDVIKIDEDEYTIDSSLILFSFCHYKLVEFRKFVNENF, encoded by the exons ATGGAATTGGAAGAAGTAGTTTTAGTTATAGAAAATACTGAGGTTAAGTGTAGAAAACGAGACTTGATTGAAAATAGTGATTACTTCTTAGCAATGTTAGAAGgtgattttatagaaaaaaccaaGAGGAGAatcaaaattgaa gaAATCGACTTGCAAACTATGAATTTGATTTTAACGCTAATAcatgataataaatatgatattgaagAAGAGGATGTTTTAATGTTGTTGTACGCCGCATGTGTGCTACAATTttgcgaaataaaaaaaaagtgtttggaaaaaatagaagaaattttctGTCCGgaatatagtttaaaaatatggataatGACCGAACTTTTAGATTTGAAACCAATGTGGCAAAAAGCTTATTACACATCTTTAATGCAGTTCGCGAAAATAAAAGACAGTGACAGTATATTACAACTCAATTTATTACagttgaaaatgtatttaaGTGACACGAAATTAAAAACCGATAATGAATTTAGCGTATTTGAAACTGTAATGAAATGGTGGTACCAAAATAATAACCAATACAAGCAATTGGATTTATTGAAGTTACTCAGTTGTGTGGATTTCAGAACTTTATCTGAACAccattttcatgaaattatcaCTTCTCCCGAAATCTTAAAAACTGAAATCTGTGATATAATAAAGTGTTGTTacaatattgtatataaaagacaaattggaagtttcaaagaaaattgcaTAAAAACTGCAGTTCTGTTAACTGAAACTAATAGTAGGgaagaaaatagttttcctTGTTTActagtgaatttaaaaaataatcccATCGAAAAGGGGCCCCAAAATGATAGTGAACAAGTTATTTATTATG atcaatttcgaagaaaacgagtatatgaaaaattaaatacaactCAATATAATAGTACGTCTCACATTTTATATTATG atcATACATCGGATAGTTTTAATAAGCTAGTCACTATTACTGAAAAATTGGTAGGTTTTCAGATAATAAGTTATAGGGAATGTATATTTACGTTCGGAGGAGAATATATACTCGGTAAAGGTGATTGGAATAAGAATTTTTGGTGTTATAATTCACTAAAAGACAAATGGCATCGAAAGGAAAGGTGTATAACTAGAAGGCATTTTCAGACGTGTATAGTAGGATCTAAATTGTACATCGTAG GTGGAACAGGTATGTTTAGAAAATGTTTGGAAAACGTATTATATTACGATTTTCTTACAAATTGGCGTAGCGGCGAAATAGATTTCCCGGTGTTTATTAGACAAATGAAATGCTGCGATTTCatgggaaatttttttttattcaatattaatgaaGTTTGTGGTTATTATTTAAACGATTCTGGTGGTTGGACTCGTGTTCCgattagaatagaaaataatttattagatcTTCAGTTTGATTATTCGATATTTTCGTACAAGAATCGATTGTATATAAAAG GGAAAAAACTAGTGGAATTTGCATTTGTTCATAACGAATTTTTAATATCATCCATAAAAAGTATTCCGAATATAAATTACGATAATATGGTATGTACAGTGTGTACAAATAATGTTTACACGTTATACAAACAACACATTGATGATAAAttcacttttgaaaaatataatttagaaaccagtgaaattacttatatttttaaagatttttccaATGATGTGATCAAAATTGATGAAGATGAATACACTATTGATTCCTCTTTAATATTATTCTCTTTCTGTCATTATAAGTTGGTCGAATTTCGTAAATTCGTCaacgaaaatttttga
- the LOC130440493 gene encoding kelch-like protein 30 isoform X2, with translation MELEEVVLVIENTEVKCRKRDLIENSDYFLAMLEGDFIEKTKRRIKIEEIDLQTMNLILTLIHDNKYDIEEEDVLMLLYAACVLQFCEIKKKCLEKIEEIFCPEYSLKIWIMTELLDLKPMWQKAYYTSLMQFAKIKDSDSILQLNLLQLKMYLSDTKLKTDNEFSVFETVMKWWYQNNNQYKQLDLLKLLSCVDFRTLSEHHFHEIITSPEILKTEICDIIKCCYNIVYKRQIGSFKENCIKTAVLLTETNSREENSFPCLLVNLKNNPIEKGPQNDSEQVIYYDHTSDSFNKLVTITEKLVGFQIISYRECIFTFGGEYILGKGDWNKNFWCYNSLKDKWHRKERCITRRHFQTCIVGSKLYIVGGTGMFRKCLENVLYYDFLTNWRSGEIDFPVFIRQMKCCDFMGNFFLFNINEVCGYYLNDSGGWTRVPIRIENNLLDLQFDYSIFSYKNRLYIKGKKLVEFAFVHNEFLISSIKSIPNINYDNMVCTVCTNNVYTLYKQHIDDKFTFEKYNLETSEITYIFKDFSNDVIKIDEDEYTIDSSLILFSFCHYKLVEFRKFVNENF, from the exons ATGGAATTGGAAGAAGTAGTTTTAGTTATAGAAAATACTGAGGTTAAGTGTAGAAAACGAGACTTGATTGAAAATAGTGATTACTTCTTAGCAATGTTAGAAGgtgattttatagaaaaaaccaaGAGGAGAatcaaaattgaa gaAATCGACTTGCAAACTATGAATTTGATTTTAACGCTAATAcatgataataaatatgatattgaagAAGAGGATGTTTTAATGTTGTTGTACGCCGCATGTGTGCTACAATTttgcgaaataaaaaaaaagtgtttggaaaaaatagaagaaattttctGTCCGgaatatagtttaaaaatatggataatGACCGAACTTTTAGATTTGAAACCAATGTGGCAAAAAGCTTATTACACATCTTTAATGCAGTTCGCGAAAATAAAAGACAGTGACAGTATATTACAACTCAATTTATTACagttgaaaatgtatttaaGTGACACGAAATTAAAAACCGATAATGAATTTAGCGTATTTGAAACTGTAATGAAATGGTGGTACCAAAATAATAACCAATACAAGCAATTGGATTTATTGAAGTTACTCAGTTGTGTGGATTTCAGAACTTTATCTGAACAccattttcatgaaattatcaCTTCTCCCGAAATCTTAAAAACTGAAATCTGTGATATAATAAAGTGTTGTTacaatattgtatataaaagacaaattggaagtttcaaagaaaattgcaTAAAAACTGCAGTTCTGTTAACTGAAACTAATAGTAGGgaagaaaatagttttcctTGTTTActagtgaatttaaaaaataatcccATCGAAAAGGGGCCCCAAAATGATAGTGAACAAGTTATTTATTATG atcATACATCGGATAGTTTTAATAAGCTAGTCACTATTACTGAAAAATTGGTAGGTTTTCAGATAATAAGTTATAGGGAATGTATATTTACGTTCGGAGGAGAATATATACTCGGTAAAGGTGATTGGAATAAGAATTTTTGGTGTTATAATTCACTAAAAGACAAATGGCATCGAAAGGAAAGGTGTATAACTAGAAGGCATTTTCAGACGTGTATAGTAGGATCTAAATTGTACATCGTAG GTGGAACAGGTATGTTTAGAAAATGTTTGGAAAACGTATTATATTACGATTTTCTTACAAATTGGCGTAGCGGCGAAATAGATTTCCCGGTGTTTATTAGACAAATGAAATGCTGCGATTTCatgggaaatttttttttattcaatattaatgaaGTTTGTGGTTATTATTTAAACGATTCTGGTGGTTGGACTCGTGTTCCgattagaatagaaaataatttattagatcTTCAGTTTGATTATTCGATATTTTCGTACAAGAATCGATTGTATATAAAAG GGAAAAAACTAGTGGAATTTGCATTTGTTCATAACGAATTTTTAATATCATCCATAAAAAGTATTCCGAATATAAATTACGATAATATGGTATGTACAGTGTGTACAAATAATGTTTACACGTTATACAAACAACACATTGATGATAAAttcacttttgaaaaatataatttagaaaccagtgaaattacttatatttttaaagatttttccaATGATGTGATCAAAATTGATGAAGATGAATACACTATTGATTCCTCTTTAATATTATTCTCTTTCTGTCATTATAAGTTGGTCGAATTTCGTAAATTCGTCaacgaaaatttttga
- the LOC130442429 gene encoding uncharacterized MFS-type transporter C09D4.1-like isoform X1 — MEIDKFNENEVELLKKPTEENQEIKAYKRRWLIMCIFMYYACINAIQWIEYSSITYVIVKYYNVSTLAVDWTSTIYMALYPVLVIPASYIIDKKGLRAAGLIGCIGTLLGTSLKVVSIRNDLFWVVLLGQAIVSSSQLVIVCLPPKLAAIWFKASEVSTACSLGVFGTQMGCAIGYILPPLIVQDSDDMESIGNQIKILCWILTGSMIPVTIAVIIYFPKEPPLPPSNAQAKLRRQKEEFDTRLFFTSIVKLFRNRGFVIHMVAYSINIAVFSAVGTLLNQFILQFFEGANEDAGWMGFVMVVSGMVGSIFFGVLLDKTHKYKEVTLFIYFCSALSIVCLMFTLKYKMRVLTYVSCCLLGIFTNAYMPVGFELAIELTFPSEESTTAGILLACTQCTGVIFVVALGFFNQIYGAFWSLSTQSVLLFIGTGVTTYVPNIKLRLEACKQNNGTGRKTSKLMFIE, encoded by the exons atGGAAATAGATAAATTTAACGAAAACGAAGTGGAGTTATTGAAAAAACCAACAGAAGAGaatcaagaaataaaagcaTATAAACGAAGATGGCTGATAATGtgtatatttatgtattatgCTTGCATTAACGCCATACAATGGATTGAATATTCAAGCATTACGTACGTCattgttaaatattataatgttaGTACTTTAGCAGTTGATTGGACTTCCACCATTTATATGGCCCTTTACCCAGTATTAGTTATACCAGCGTCTTATATTATCGATAAAAAG GGGTTAAGAGCGGCAGGTTTGATAGGATGCATCGGTACCCTTCTCGGTACCAGTCTAAAAGTAGTATCCATACGAAACGATCTATTTTGGGTGGTACTACTAGGTCAAGCTATAGTATCTTCATCACAATTAGTCATAGTATGCCTACCACCGAAATTGGCGGCTATTTGGTTCAAGGCTAGTGAA GTTTCTACAGCATGTTCTTTGGGGGTGTTCGGTACCCAGATGGGTTGCGCCATCGGGTATATACTACCACCTTTGATTGTACAAGATAGCGACGATATGGAAAGCATTgggaatcaaataaaaattttgtgttgGATTTTGACGGGTTCCATGATTCCGGTTACCATAGCTGTTATAATAT ATTTCCCAAAAGAGCCCCCCCTGCCGCCAAGTAACGCCCAAGCAAAATTGAGAAGACAAAAAGAAGAATTCGATACAAGGTTATTCTTCACTTCTATCGTCAAACTTTTTCGTAACAGAGGTTTCGTAATCCACATGGTAGCGTACAGTATAAATATAGCTGTATTTTCGGCTGTAGGAACATTACTTAACCAATTCATTCTACAATTTTTCGAG GGAGCAAATGAAGACGCTGGTTGGATGGGGTTCGTAATGGTGGTTTCTGGTATGGTGGGATCGATATTTTTCGGTGTGCTATTAGACAAAACCCATAAATACAA aGAAGTAAccttattcatttatttttgttcggCTTTAAGTATAGTTTGCTTGATGTTTACTTTGAAGTACAAAATGAGGGTTTTGACGTACGTTTCTTGCTGTTTACTAGG GATTTTCACGAACGCGTATATGCCGGTAGGTTTCGAACTGGCGATAGAATTAACGTTTCCTTCAGAAGAGAGCACTACTGCGGGTATTCTCCTCGCATGTACCCAATGTACAGGGGTAATATTCGTCGTAGCTTTGGGGTTTTTCAACCAAATATACGGAGCTTTTTGGTCATTGTCTACTCAAAGTGTGTTGCTTTTCATTGGAACTGGAGTAACTACTTACGTCCCTAATATAAAATTACGTTTAGAAGCTTGTAAACAAAACAATGGAACCGGAAGGAAAACTTCGAAATTgatgtttattgaataa
- the LOC130442429 gene encoding uncharacterized MFS-type transporter C09D4.1-like isoform X2 translates to MEIDKFNENEVELLKKPTEENQEIKAYKRRWLIMCIFMYYACINAIQWIEYSSITYVIVKYYNVSTLAVDWTSTIYMALYPVLVIPASYIIDKKGLRAAGLIGCIGTLLGTSLKVVSIRNDLFWVVLLGQAIVSSSQLVIVCLPPKLAAIWFKASEVSTACSLGVFGTQMGCAIGYILPPLIVQDSDDMESIGNQIKILCWILTGSMIPVTIAVIIYFPKEPPLPPSNAQAKLRRQKEEFDTRLFFTSIVKLFRNRGFVIHMVAYSINIAVFSAVGTLLNQFILQFFEGANEDAGWMGFVMVVSGMVGSIFFGVLLDKTHKYKEVTLFIYFCSALSIVCLMFTLKYKMRVLTYVSCCLLGIFLNAYMPVGFELAMELTYPCEESTTSGILFAMTQLTATIFAVALGYFNLLLGGFWSLVTQSISLFIGVFVTIFVPNILKRQQAFMESKDFENKLI, encoded by the exons atGGAAATAGATAAATTTAACGAAAACGAAGTGGAGTTATTGAAAAAACCAACAGAAGAGaatcaagaaataaaagcaTATAAACGAAGATGGCTGATAATGtgtatatttatgtattatgCTTGCATTAACGCCATACAATGGATTGAATATTCAAGCATTACGTACGTCattgttaaatattataatgttaGTACTTTAGCAGTTGATTGGACTTCCACCATTTATATGGCCCTTTACCCAGTATTAGTTATACCAGCGTCTTATATTATCGATAAAAAG GGGTTAAGAGCGGCAGGTTTGATAGGATGCATCGGTACCCTTCTCGGTACCAGTCTAAAAGTAGTATCCATACGAAACGATCTATTTTGGGTGGTACTACTAGGTCAAGCTATAGTATCTTCATCACAATTAGTCATAGTATGCCTACCACCGAAATTGGCGGCTATTTGGTTCAAGGCTAGTGAA GTTTCTACAGCATGTTCTTTGGGGGTGTTCGGTACCCAGATGGGTTGCGCCATCGGGTATATACTACCACCTTTGATTGTACAAGATAGCGACGATATGGAAAGCATTgggaatcaaataaaaattttgtgttgGATTTTGACGGGTTCCATGATTCCGGTTACCATAGCTGTTATAATAT ATTTCCCAAAAGAGCCCCCCCTGCCGCCAAGTAACGCCCAAGCAAAATTGAGAAGACAAAAAGAAGAATTCGATACAAGGTTATTCTTCACTTCTATCGTCAAACTTTTTCGTAACAGAGGTTTCGTAATCCACATGGTAGCGTACAGTATAAATATAGCTGTATTTTCGGCTGTAGGAACATTACTTAACCAATTCATTCTACAATTTTTCGAG GGAGCAAATGAAGACGCTGGTTGGATGGGGTTCGTAATGGTGGTTTCTGGTATGGTGGGATCGATATTTTTCGGTGTGCTATTAGACAAAACCCATAAATACAA aGAAGTAAccttattcatttatttttgttcggCTTTAAGTATAGTTTGCTTGATGTTTACTTTGAAGTACAAAATGAGGGTTTTGACGTACGTTTCTTGCTGTTTACTAGG aatctTCTTAAACGCTTACATGCCAGTAGGGTTTGAATTAGCCATGGAACTTACGTATCCTTGCGAAGAAAGTACCACTTCCGGTATACTATTCGCCATGACACAATTAACAGCGACTATTTTCGCCGTTGCTTTGGggtattttaatttgttattgggAGGATTTTGGTCATTAGTGACCCAAAGTATTTCTCTATTTATAGGCGTCTTCGTTACAATTTTCGTACCTAATATACTAAAGAGGCAACAAGCTTTTATGGAAAGCaaagattttgaaaacaaactaatttga
- the LOC130445781 gene encoding uncharacterized MFS-type transporter C09D4.1-like isoform X1 has protein sequence MSQKSVVKVYKIRWLILITYIAFATLSTMHWVEYSIITNIVMKYYHVSASDVNMTSLCFAIAWPIFVLPASFIIDKMGLRVSALIGSVATGLGALIKVFSIGENLFYVVMIGQVIVAISQLFILSLPPKIAVTWFKPQEISTVCSLGLFGITLGSALGFLVPPMVVNDSDKLEDIGHDFKILCWALALLIAPVILTVIVYFPVEPPLPPSQTMLEKRTVRQEVTLSGFFGSIKVLIKNKGFMLHTIAYSCCIGIFTSIGTLLNQIILSYFEGAQEDAGRMGMVMIVVGMIGAILTGFVLDKTHKYKETAFIIFLLSTLAMGGLALALEMKSKWMVYLAISIFGFFLNAYLPAGVEFASELTFPSPESTVTGILMATSQLLSVVMILPLGYIIDQYGALFCVIVMTVILVIGTVLTLFTPNRLNRRDAFTRERNVEFILIKQ, from the exons ATGTCTCAAAAATCAGTCGTTAAAGTTTACAAAATAAGATGGTTGATTTTAATAACTTACATAGCTTTTGCTACCCTTAGTACAATGCATTGGGTAGAATACtctattataacaaatattgtGATGAAATACTACCATGTTAGTGCTAGTGATGTGAATATGACTTCTTTGTGTTTCGCTATTGCGTGGCCGATTTTTGTACTTCCCGCTTCATTTATTATCGATAAAATG gGTTTGAGAGTATCGGCGCTTATAGGATCGGTCGCAACCGGCCTTGGTGCTCTAATCAAAGTTTTTTCCATAGGGGAAAATCTGTTTTACGTCGTAATGATTGGACAAGTTATTGTTGCTATTTCGCAGTTGTTTATTTTAAGTTTACCCCCCAAGATCGCGGTGACGTGGTTTAAACCACAAGAG atATCAACAGTTTGCTCATTGGGTTTATTCGGGATAACATTAGGTAGCGCTTTGGGATTTTTAGTACCGCCAATGGTGGTCAACGATAGTGATAAATTAGAAGATATAGGTcatgatttcaaaatattatgttgGGCATTGGCGCTATTGATCGCTCCAGTTATATTAACAGTGATCGTGT ATTTTCCAGTTGAGCCTCCTCTTCCTCCAAGTCAAACGATGTTGGAGAAAAGAACTGTTAGACAAGAAGTCACACTGTCTGGATTTTTCGgttcaataaaagttttgatcaaaaataaagGTTTCATGTTACATACTATTGCTTACAGCTGTTGCATTGGAATTTTTACTTCCATCGGTACATTACTAAATCAGATTATATTAAGTTATTTCGAA gGAGCACAAGAAGATGCTGGAAGAATGGGGATGGTTATGATCGTAGTTGGTATGATTGGAGCTATTCTAACAGGTTTTGTGTTAGATAAAACACATAAATATAA agAGACTGCcttcattatatttttactaaGTACTTTAGCAATGGGAGGATTAGCATTAGCGTtagaaatgaaatcaaaatGGATGGTATATTTAGCAATATCTATATTCGG attttttttaaatgcctaTTTACCAGCTGGAGTAGAATTTGCATCTGAATTAACATTTCCTTCACCGGAAAGTACAGTTACAGGAATTTTAATGGCTACTTCGCAATTACTTTCGGTGGTTATGATCCTTCCATTGGGTTATATAATAGACCAATATGGGGCGTTGTTTTGCGTCATAGTTATGACAGTTATTCTTGTAATAGGTACAGTGCTTACTTTGTTCACACCAAATAGACTGAATAGACGAGATGCTTTCACTAGGGAACGAAACGTCgagtttatattaattaaacaataa
- the LOC130445781 gene encoding uncharacterized MFS-type transporter C09D4.1-like isoform X2, whose translation MSQKSVVKVYKIRWLILITYIAFATLSTMHWVEYSIITNIVMKYYHGLRVSALIGSVATGLGALIKVFSIGENLFYVVMIGQVIVAISQLFILSLPPKIAVTWFKPQEISTVCSLGLFGITLGSALGFLVPPMVVNDSDKLEDIGHDFKILCWALALLIAPVILTVIVYFPVEPPLPPSQTMLEKRTVRQEVTLSGFFGSIKVLIKNKGFMLHTIAYSCCIGIFTSIGTLLNQIILSYFEGAQEDAGRMGMVMIVVGMIGAILTGFVLDKTHKYKETAFIIFLLSTLAMGGLALALEMKSKWMVYLAISIFGFFLNAYLPAGVEFASELTFPSPESTVTGILMATSQLLSVVMILPLGYIIDQYGALFCVIVMTVILVIGTVLTLFTPNRLNRRDAFTRERNVEFILIKQ comes from the exons ATGTCTCAAAAATCAGTCGTTAAAGTTTACAAAATAAGATGGTTGATTTTAATAACTTACATAGCTTTTGCTACCCTTAGTACAATGCATTGGGTAGAATACtctattataacaaatattgtGATGAAATACTACCAT gGTTTGAGAGTATCGGCGCTTATAGGATCGGTCGCAACCGGCCTTGGTGCTCTAATCAAAGTTTTTTCCATAGGGGAAAATCTGTTTTACGTCGTAATGATTGGACAAGTTATTGTTGCTATTTCGCAGTTGTTTATTTTAAGTTTACCCCCCAAGATCGCGGTGACGTGGTTTAAACCACAAGAG atATCAACAGTTTGCTCATTGGGTTTATTCGGGATAACATTAGGTAGCGCTTTGGGATTTTTAGTACCGCCAATGGTGGTCAACGATAGTGATAAATTAGAAGATATAGGTcatgatttcaaaatattatgttgGGCATTGGCGCTATTGATCGCTCCAGTTATATTAACAGTGATCGTGT ATTTTCCAGTTGAGCCTCCTCTTCCTCCAAGTCAAACGATGTTGGAGAAAAGAACTGTTAGACAAGAAGTCACACTGTCTGGATTTTTCGgttcaataaaagttttgatcaaaaataaagGTTTCATGTTACATACTATTGCTTACAGCTGTTGCATTGGAATTTTTACTTCCATCGGTACATTACTAAATCAGATTATATTAAGTTATTTCGAA gGAGCACAAGAAGATGCTGGAAGAATGGGGATGGTTATGATCGTAGTTGGTATGATTGGAGCTATTCTAACAGGTTTTGTGTTAGATAAAACACATAAATATAA agAGACTGCcttcattatatttttactaaGTACTTTAGCAATGGGAGGATTAGCATTAGCGTtagaaatgaaatcaaaatGGATGGTATATTTAGCAATATCTATATTCGG attttttttaaatgcctaTTTACCAGCTGGAGTAGAATTTGCATCTGAATTAACATTTCCTTCACCGGAAAGTACAGTTACAGGAATTTTAATGGCTACTTCGCAATTACTTTCGGTGGTTATGATCCTTCCATTGGGTTATATAATAGACCAATATGGGGCGTTGTTTTGCGTCATAGTTATGACAGTTATTCTTGTAATAGGTACAGTGCTTACTTTGTTCACACCAAATAGACTGAATAGACGAGATGCTTTCACTAGGGAACGAAACGTCgagtttatattaattaaacaataa